GGAACAAAAGACTATGGTGCATTATCACTCGCAGTGCAGTACTATGCAGAACCATATGTGGTAGCGAATGTGCCGCCAAACTGCTTTATGCCAAGACCAAAAGTTGGATCTGCAGTCATCCGTCTTACGAAATACAAAGACGCACCGATCAAGGTTACAAATGAGAAATTATTATTCCAGTTAATTCGTGCATCTTTTAACCAGAGAAGAAAAACTCTCCAGAATGGAATTAAAAATTTCGGAGGCTTAAACTTCTCCAAAGAACAGGTAGCACAGGCATTAGAAGAGATGGAATTACCTGCATCTGTTCGTGGAGAAGCATTAACCTTAGAACAGTTTGCACAGTTAAGTAACATCTTAGACCGGTAAGATAAAATAACCAAAATTTCCAGTTTTATGTGGTTTTAGCGGCACCGTGATAAAAGTCTTAAAACCAAATAAACGGGAGATAAAAGCTTTTTCGTTATCAAAGATTCCAGGAATTCCAAGATAACGTTGGCCGCTGTCTTGATCTTTCGCGAGCATTAAGTGGCCGAAATTCCCATAATTTAAAAGGAGAAAACCATTTGTCTTTATGTTGTTATCAAGATCAGGAATCTGATCAAGATCTTCTAGTCCGATCTTAATGCTAGGATCAAGGCTATAAGAAGGAGGCATGGGCAAGGTGGGATACTCCTTCCAGTCGAAGTCCTTTGGTGGATTTGGATGTGTGAATTCTTTCGCATCCTTTTCTAATTGAAGGGCTTCAATGTATTCTGAGAGACTGGATGTAGGAGAAGCTTCAGTTTCAGAAAGTGTTTCGGTTTCAGGCGAAGGTTCTGGAGGTACCGTTTTTTCAGTATTCTCATTTTTATTTTCAGCAGACTCCACAGGTACAAAACTTCGTATAATGATCGGATGATCTTTCCACTGCGATCCAAAGAAATGATCATTCGAATAATACAGCAAGAATCCATCCATTTTATCAAAATCATCGATCAAAGGATATGTGTTTTTAAATTCAATGATCGCATCAGTTCGCTTGACCGTATCAAGATAAATCCCATTCATAGCACCCTGATGAAAATAATAAAAATAAATTTTGTATTCCAATGCCTGATCATTTGTTTTTACATGGAAATAAACCCTCAGACGGTTTTGGCGTTTTTCTATTTTGGCAAAACCGACATTGGAACCCTTGATTCCATGGTGATATTCATACAGATAAGATACAATACGTTGATAATCTGACAATCGTGTACTCTCTTTTTGCTTCATTCTATGTTATAATAAAGAAAAATATGACATAGATATAAGGGGTAAGAGTAAGTGACACAAGAAGAAAAATACATGAAAGAAGCAATCAAACAAGCGAAGAAAGCGGCAGCGATCGGAGATGTTCCGATCGGATGTGTGATCGTTGAAGATGACAAGATCATTGCAAGAGCTTATAACCAGCGCAATAAGAAGAAGACAACATTGGCACATGCAGAACTTCTTGCGATTCAGAAAGCAAGTAAGAAAGTTAATGATTGGAGACTGGAAGATTGTACCATGTATATCACATTGGAACCATGTCAGATGTGCGCAGGAGCTATCGTACAGGCACGAATTCCCAAAGTTGTGATCGGAGCGATGAATCCAAAGGCGGGCTGTGCAGGATCTGTATTGAATATTTTACAGATTGACAAATTTAATCACCAAGTAGAGATAGAACGTGGTATATTAGAGGAAGAGTGCAGTCAGATGCTGTCTGATTTTTTTAAAGAATTAAGAAGAAGGAAGAAGGGGGACAAGGAACATGGAAAGGATTAAGAAGCTTATTGTAGTTATTTTATGTGTCGGCATGATAAGTTCTTTAAATATTTCTTTTATCTATGCCTCACAGTCTGATGGATATCATCCATTGAATATTAAGATTGAATCTCCAGATGTGCCAAAAACTGTAACGCCAAAGAGGAATGCCAGATCATTGGATTCATATTACAGTTCATCAGAACTTGGACAGGTAACATCAGTGAAAGATCAGGGAAACACAGAATTATGCTGGGCGTTTGGGATTACATCGATGGGAGAAACTTCTCTGATCAAACAAGGAATCGCAAGTACGAATATAGATTTTTCGGAGAAACATTTTGGATATTTTATGTACAATCGAAAAAACGATATATTAAATAATACCAAAGGGGACAAAACAAAAGTTTCAGGAGATTGGAGATATGCGGGCGGCAATTCACTGCTTGCAATGTTGTCGCTAACAGGATGGTATGGTCTTGCAAAAGAAAATATTGCACCATTTAATACAGGAAAATGGAGATTATCTGATTCTGTAGGACAAAAAGACAGTGCAATTCTGAAGAATGGATTTTTCCTTGGAGATACACCGCAAGCAGCAGTAGTAAAATCCTATATCATAGGATATGGTTCCGTAGTTATGGCGTACCATGCACCCGAAGAGACATGGGAAGAAACAGCCTATTACGGAAAGAATCATGAGGCATACAACTGCAATAGTGCCAGACAGGCAGCAAATCATATTGTTGCGATCGTTGGATGGGATGATAGTTATAGCAGAGATAATTTTAACAGTGGATCCAGACCGTCCAGAGATGGAGCATGGATCGTAAAAAACAGTTGGGGAAATCAAGAAGGAAGTAACGGATATACCTATATTTCTTATGAAGATAAATCTCTTTGTGAATTTGTTGCAGGGCAATTTGTGAAAGCCTCAGAGTATAAATACAATTATTTCTATGATGGTTCAGCGAATCCTGGAATTTTAAAACTGAAAAAAGGACAAAAGTTCGCAAATGTATTTACAGCGAAAAAAGGAAGTGCAAAGAAGAAAGAACTGATCAAAGCAGTGAATCTGGTAACTTGGTCTGCAAATGTCAAATACAGTATACAGATTTATAGAAATCCTAAAGATGGAAGACCAACAAGTGGAACAAAGATGTTAAAACGTCCGGTAACAGGAACGATCAGAGAGGCCGGAACGCATACGATCGATCTTTCAAGAAAAGCAGAGGTTCTGAGAGGAGACAAGTTTGCAGTTGTAGTAAAATTAAGATCTTCTGGTAAGATTGGTTTTGATGAAAATGATGATTATCACTGGGTATCTTTTGTTAATAAAACAAAAAAAGGACAGAGTTATCTTTATGATCATAGAAAATGGAATGATCTGAACCCAGATCATGCAACGATGCGTTTAAAGGCATATACAGTAATGCAGCCAGTAAACAAGATTCATTTGAGATATTGTAAGGCGGATTCTAAAAATAAGAATCCAAAGGGAATCGTATTATATTACAAAGGAAAGCATTTAAAAAAGAATAAAGATTACAAGATCGTCAAAAAAGAAGGTCACAAATATGTGATCGTAAAAGGAAGAGGAAGATATCGGGGAACGAAAAAAATTTATCTAAAAACCAAATAAGAATAACTATTGACCAAAAGAAAAGTATTTAGTATAATCAAATATGCATCTTGCAAAAGATGCCAAAGATAATCAAGTCATAAAGCTTCCGTGCTAGCCGGGGAGGTAGCGGCACCCTATTTCTGCAATCCGCTATAGCAGAGGTGATGGTTTGCTTCGGGCTGTTTTCTGTAGAGCTGCCCTCTACAAGTGGCGTTGATATCTGGGTCTCACGCAATAGGAATCCATGAACCGTGTCAGGTTGGGAACAAAGCAGCACTAAGTGGAACCTTCTATGTGCCGTGAGGGTGCCTGGGTTGAGTTAACTATAGAGGTAACGTCTGTGGAAGATAGCACAACGCATTCCGCACGGATTTTTTTTACCCATTTTTAGGTATTTAAGAACTTACTACTCGGATTGTATGCTATTGAATACAAAGTGAAACAGTGATAGAATAGGAATAGCAAACATGGTAAGGAGTGAGACATATGAGAGAATTAGAATTACCTGATGTACAAGATGTAATGCTTGAATACCGAAAGATCAAATTATTATATCGTTCTGCATTAAAAGAGATCGGAACGAAATTAGAGATATTAAATGATGAGTTTAAACTTGTGCACCAGTACAATCCGATTGAACATATCGAATCAAGATTAAAAACAGATGAGAGCATCACAAGAAAGCTGATACGTAAAGGAAAAGAGATCACAGTAGAGAATATTCAGAAATATATTGATGATATCGCTGGGGTCAGGGTTATTTGTTCTTTTACACCAGACATTTATCGAATCGTAGATATGATTTCATCACAAGATGATATAGAAGTACTAAAGACAAAGGATTATATGTTGAATCCCAAGGTCAATGGATACAGAAGCTATCATCTGATCGTAAGAGTACCAATCTTTTTATCTGACAGAGTGGTACCTACCAAAGTAGAGATTCAGATCAGAACGGTTGCAATGGACTTTTGGGCATCTCTGGAGCATAAGATTTATTATAAATACGAGGGTAATACACCAGAATACATTAAGAAAGAATTGAAGGAGTGTGCAGATCTTGTGACGTTTTTAGACAGCAAGATGTTGGCGATCAATGAAGAAGTGAGAAGTATTCGGGAAGAAAATAAAGAATAGGACATGCAATATTTTCTCTAAATGATCATAAGATATGATTGATAGAGAAAAAGGAGCAGGAAGATGGCAGACAGAGATGGTTTAGGAGATCTTCCATTATTTGATACTGAAGTAAGACCAGTCAGAGAATTTGTAGCACAGGAACAGAGGCAGGAAGACGATTATCAGTATATTACGAGAATGTATTCTGCACTGGCCAGACAGATTCTGGATCTGATCGAAGATATTTGTGATCAGATGGAATACGAGGGCAGCAGGATGTTTGATGAATATATGGATCGAACGATGCTGCTTACTATGGTGGATAAGATTTATGATAAGATCGATCATCAAGAGAAGCAAGATTGTCAGAAGAAAGAACAATTATTATATCAGATGATCCTTTCGCTGCTTGGAGGAGAGATTTATCATAGAAGATGCCGTTATCGAAGAAAACGAAATATGTTTAAAGCATAAAAAGAAAGAGCCGGGAGAAATCCTGGTTTTTTCTTGTTTCATAGGGAATCACTATGAAATCCGCTGTAAAATGAAAAACATACATCTTAAACATTTCTTAAAAAGGTTGTATTCATATACAAAAACGGATAAAATGTACATTATAAGGCTTCACGGAATTAGGAAAAGGAGAAAGTAATGAAGCAAAGTAAAGTGATACAAATTTCAGTATTTGGAATTCTATTTTTAATTTCATTATTTATCTGGAATTATATGTTAGTTGGAAGAAATAACAAAGGGGTTACAGAAACTAGTCAAGCAACAATCCCTTTATTAACAGTGTCTGCAGATGGAAAGAATATTAACCAGTTGCATGGGTATCAGGGAAGTGTTGATGCATCCTTGATCCGTGACAGTATCACACCAATTTATGAGAATGAAGTAAAAGTAATGCTGACATATGCAAAATCTGACGTCAGTGTCGTGTCATATAAGATTTATGATACAGATAATAAAACAATCCTTGGAAATGGTGATACAGCATTTCATAAAGTCAAAGGAAAAAAGACGGCAAACATTAAGATTAAAGAACGTCTGGAAAATGGAAAAACATATCTAATGGAATTGTCAGTGAAACAAAATGACAAAACGATCCGTTATTTTACACGTGTGATTTATGGAACTAGTTTTCATTTAAAAGAATGTCTGGATTTTGCACAGAAATTCCATGATGCAGCATTGACAGAAGGTAATACAGAGTTTATCAGTCAGTATTTAGAAACGGCAGAGGGAACAACATCGAATAATCTGGCGAATGTTGACTTGAAATCGACACAGGAAGCGGTATCTTATGCAACATTAAAACCACAGGTTGAAAGTGTATATCCTGCAACCGTAAAAGAAATTTCTGAAAATGTAACGTCACTGGAGCTGAGATATATTCTTTCAGCAGAGAATACGGATGGAACAAAACAGTATTATCAGGCAACAGAATATTTCAGGGTTCGATATGCAAAGGACAGAATGTATCTGTTAAATTATGAACGTAATATGGAAGCATATATGCGATACGATACGATCGATCGTAGTAATAATCGTATTTTATTGGGAATCGGAAGCAGTCAGAAACAGTTGATCAGTAAAAATGGCGGAAAGAAAGCAGCATTCGTTGTCCAAGATGAATTGTGGTATTATGACTATCAGAAGTCCAACATGCACAAAGTATTTTCTTTTGAAGGAGAAGATTATCGTGACAGTCGCAACAACTATCAAAAGCATGCGATTCAGATTATGAAGATGAAGAATAATGGAGATATAGCATTCTTGGTTTATGGATATATGAATCGAGGAAAACATGAAGGAGAGAATGGTATTTCTGTTTATCAGTATACTGCGTCAGACCAGAAGATTGAGGAACTAGGCTTTATCCCAACACAGATTCAGTATGATATGATGAAAAATGACATTAAAAAAGGTGCATTTTTAAGTGGTAGCGGACAGTTTTATTTCTATTTGGATGGAGCGGTTTATCAGGTAGATCTTGACTCTGGAAAGAGTAAGATTCTGGCAAAGAACATTACAGATGATATGACAGTTATCTCTGAGAATGGAATGCTTGCATTGAATCAGTCAAAGAATAAGATGAAAGTTGTGGATCTTTCCACACAGAAAACAGAAGTGATCACATGTAAAGATGATCAGGTACTGCGTCCAATTGGATTCATAGAGAAAGATTTTATCTATGGAGTTGGAAATAAAAAAGAAGTTGTAAGGAATAAAGATGGTTCTTATATGTATCCATTGACAAATGTATATATAAGAAACAATAAAAAGATTGTAAAAGAGTATGGAGAAGATGGTACTTATATTACGAACACAAGTGTAGACGGAACAACGATCGCATTGACACATTCTAAGAAGAGTGGAAATGGATATAAGAAGATCAATGTAAGTTATATTCGTTACAAAGATAAACAGGAGAGTAAGGCAGTTTTAGAGTACGGGTATACAGGAACAAGATTGAATCAGTTATATCTTGCATTCCCGGATGATGTTTATATTCAGACAAGACCAAACTATCTTTCTACAAATGTTGAGGAACAGGAAGATGAGATAAAGATCAAATTTGCTGTAAATGATAATAAATATAGGGATGCATTTGTCTATACAGGCGGTAAGTTGTCAGGAATTTACAGTAATCTGAAAGAAGCTATCAAGGTCGCCAAGCAAGGTGGTGGAGTAGTTGTAAATTATCATCAGATGTATTTGTGGGAGAAAGGTGTTGCACAGAATTATGGAAAAGGATCTAATATCCCGATGATCAAAGCAAAGAATAAAGAGGAGACAGACATTGCATGTATTCTGATGATGGCAAGATCAGAAGGAATTAAGATTTCCTATGATAAGATTAAGAAGATGTCAGGCAGCACATATGATAAATTATTTAAGGTGTTCAATAAGCGTGCAGTTAATTATTCTGACTGCAGCATGGATGATCTTGTTTATGCAATAAGTAAGGGAAGATCTTTCGTGGCACAGAGAAAGAATGGCACATATGTCTTAGTTATGAGTTATAATCAGACGGATTTAAGATATTATGATCCGACAAATGGAAAGTCTGTAAAAGCAAATCGCAAGAAGCTTGAGAGTGAATTTAAACAAGCAGGAAGCGTTTATTACGGATATGCCAATTAGATTTTGTCTTTAGAGTGCGAACTATGTCGAGACAAAAATTTTAGTTATG
The sequence above is drawn from the Anaerostipes hadrus ATCC 29173 = JCM 17467 genome and encodes:
- a CDS encoding GTP pyrophosphokinase translates to MRELELPDVQDVMLEYRKIKLLYRSALKEIGTKLEILNDEFKLVHQYNPIEHIESRLKTDESITRKLIRKGKEITVENIQKYIDDIAGVRVICSFTPDIYRIVDMISSQDDIEVLKTKDYMLNPKVNGYRSYHLIVRVPIFLSDRVVPTKVEIQIRTVAMDFWASLEHKIYYKYEGNTPEYIKKELKECADLVTFLDSKMLAINEEVRSIREENKE
- a CDS encoding DUF6128 domain-containing protein is translated as MKQKESTRLSDYQRIVSYLYEYHHGIKGSNVGFAKIEKRQNRLRVYFHVKTNDQALEYKIYFYYFHQGAMNGIYLDTVKRTDAIIEFKNTYPLIDDFDKMDGFLLYYSNDHFFGSQWKDHPIIIRSFVPVESAENKNENTEKTVPPEPSPETETLSETEASPTSSLSEYIEALQLEKDAKEFTHPNPPKDFDWKEYPTLPMPPSYSLDPSIKIGLEDLDQIPDLDNNIKTNGFLLLNYGNFGHLMLAKDQDSGQRYLGIPGIFDNEKAFISRLFGFKTFITVPLKPHKTGNFGYFILPV
- a CDS encoding cysteine peptidase family C39 domain-containing protein, giving the protein MKQSKVIQISVFGILFLISLFIWNYMLVGRNNKGVTETSQATIPLLTVSADGKNINQLHGYQGSVDASLIRDSITPIYENEVKVMLTYAKSDVSVVSYKIYDTDNKTILGNGDTAFHKVKGKKTANIKIKERLENGKTYLMELSVKQNDKTIRYFTRVIYGTSFHLKECLDFAQKFHDAALTEGNTEFISQYLETAEGTTSNNLANVDLKSTQEAVSYATLKPQVESVYPATVKEISENVTSLELRYILSAENTDGTKQYYQATEYFRVRYAKDRMYLLNYERNMEAYMRYDTIDRSNNRILLGIGSSQKQLISKNGGKKAAFVVQDELWYYDYQKSNMHKVFSFEGEDYRDSRNNYQKHAIQIMKMKNNGDIAFLVYGYMNRGKHEGENGISVYQYTASDQKIEELGFIPTQIQYDMMKNDIKKGAFLSGSGQFYFYLDGAVYQVDLDSGKSKILAKNITDDMTVISENGMLALNQSKNKMKVVDLSTQKTEVITCKDDQVLRPIGFIEKDFIYGVGNKKEVVRNKDGSYMYPLTNVYIRNNKKIVKEYGEDGTYITNTSVDGTTIALTHSKKSGNGYKKINVSYIRYKDKQESKAVLEYGYTGTRLNQLYLAFPDDVYIQTRPNYLSTNVEEQEDEIKIKFAVNDNKYRDAFVYTGGKLSGIYSNLKEAIKVAKQGGGVVVNYHQMYLWEKGVAQNYGKGSNIPMIKAKNKEETDIACILMMARSEGIKISYDKIKKMSGSTYDKLFKVFNKRAVNYSDCSMDDLVYAISKGRSFVAQRKNGTYVLVMSYNQTDLRYYDPTNGKSVKANRKKLESEFKQAGSVYYGYAN
- the tadA gene encoding tRNA adenosine(34) deaminase TadA — its product is MTQEEKYMKEAIKQAKKAAAIGDVPIGCVIVEDDKIIARAYNQRNKKKTTLAHAELLAIQKASKKVNDWRLEDCTMYITLEPCQMCAGAIVQARIPKVVIGAMNPKAGCAGSVLNILQIDKFNHQVEIERGILEEECSQMLSDFFKELRRRKKGDKEHGKD
- a CDS encoding lectin like domain-containing protein, with protein sequence MERIKKLIVVILCVGMISSLNISFIYASQSDGYHPLNIKIESPDVPKTVTPKRNARSLDSYYSSSELGQVTSVKDQGNTELCWAFGITSMGETSLIKQGIASTNIDFSEKHFGYFMYNRKNDILNNTKGDKTKVSGDWRYAGGNSLLAMLSLTGWYGLAKENIAPFNTGKWRLSDSVGQKDSAILKNGFFLGDTPQAAVVKSYIIGYGSVVMAYHAPEETWEETAYYGKNHEAYNCNSARQAANHIVAIVGWDDSYSRDNFNSGSRPSRDGAWIVKNSWGNQEGSNGYTYISYEDKSLCEFVAGQFVKASEYKYNYFYDGSANPGILKLKKGQKFANVFTAKKGSAKKKELIKAVNLVTWSANVKYSIQIYRNPKDGRPTSGTKMLKRPVTGTIREAGTHTIDLSRKAEVLRGDKFAVVVKLRSSGKIGFDENDDYHWVSFVNKTKKGQSYLYDHRKWNDLNPDHATMRLKAYTVMQPVNKIHLRYCKADSKNKNPKGIVLYYKGKHLKKNKDYKIVKKEGHKYVIVKGRGRYRGTKKIYLKTK